ATTCACCGCCTTCGGGTTCCCGGCCCGCCCGATGGTCCCTGCTCCGACGGCCGGCTAGGTTCTGTTTTTTGAGCAGCATGGTATTCTTAATTAATGAGCACCCACTGTTCAGAAAACCGGTCCGCAGGTAATTGCGCGCCGTTCAGCCAAAGGAGGGCCACGTCCAATAGAGCACCATGCCTTGCAGCAGCGTCAGCAGCAGGGTCACGCTCCAGAAAGCAGCTTTGCGGTTTTTATGGTGCAGCAGCCACATCGCCGCCCACGCCCCGGGCGCGGCGCCCGGCAGCGTGGCCAGGTGCAGTGTGGTTTCGGCAATGCGCCGCTGGCCCCGTTGTGCTTTGCGTTTGTCCCAAGCGAAGAGCAGGAAACACAGCAGATTGAACATCAACAGGCCACTCAAGAGGATTTGCATGGTGCCCGCAAGTTATACAGCTGCGTTCAAGGAAAGGATTCGAACAGCAAAAGGAGCGTCAAACGCTACCGGAAGCACCTGCTGAGTGTGCTCACGTGCTGAGTGTGCTCACGCAACAGCACGATTGACCGGGTAGGCTGGGCATGGTTTTATGCTTGCGCTATTAGCTAGCAGACCTCTTCGCCAGTACCTTTCACCCAGAAAAAAGACTGTTTTCACCTCTATTATCTGCAAAGCCTGTGCACAAGTCTTTACTTTCGCTTCCTCTTGCTAGCATTGGACTCTTGACGGCGGTATCCGCCCAGCAGTTGCCCGCCCTCACAGCGCAGGACTACGCCCGGGCCGAGCGCTTCATGGGGTACAACGCGCTGCCGCTGGTTGACCGCAGCACGAGCCCACCCACCTGGCTGGCAGGCGACCGGTTCTGGTATCGGGTGCTCACGCCGCAGGGCAGTGAGTTTGTTCTGGTGGACCCGGTTCGCAAGACCAAAACGGCCGCCTTCGACCCGGCCAAGCTGGCGGCGGCCCTGGGCACGGCGAGCGGGAAACGCTACGAGGCGGCCCGCCTGCCGTTCCGCACCTTTACCTTCTCGTCCGATGGGAAACAGGTCCGCTTCGCGGCCGAGGACAAGAACTGGCTATACGAAGCGGCCAGCGGCCACCCCATGAAGGTCGTCCAAGGGTACTCTGAAATGAGCAGTCGGAAGCCCGGGGCGAATACTGGATTGTAGCCGGCGGACGCTTACTTCCTATGCTGATAGCGAATATGGCTACGACCAGCCTCTAACATTTTGCTGCGTTCGAAGTAAATCCTACGCCCTAATCGCACGAAGGGAACGATTCCGTTCTTCTGCCATTCCGTGAGGGTAGTTAAGGAAATACCGAACTCACGGCATGCCTCCGCTTTAGTGAGGAGTGAGTCGGGGCTGTCGACTTTCGGTGCCCCTGGAGGAATCATCTCGGCGAAAGTCTTGCGGAGGAGTACTTCGAAGGTTTCCGGGCTGTCGGCCAGGATAACAAGGTGTGCCATTGTAGGACCAGGTAGGTGAATCAATGGGGCAAACCTAGCGCTCTATAAACTGTAAGTGCAAGATAAACAGTGTCTATGCAGGGCGTAGAGCTTTAGGTAAAAGCTCTATAGGTAGTGAAAGCTCTATGTTTGAGCTACCATCTACAAGGCTGTTAATGTGATGGTATTGGTTCTTTTTTCCTAGACCTGCAAATACCAAAAAATCGAGTTCTCCGACTCCAAGCTTTTCAATCGGAATTTTCGATAATGCGAGTTCAAGAGCTAATGAGGGGGCTTTACTTGACGTATTTTGAGGAGGGAATACATGGCAAAGGGTCCGGCATAATGCTGCCATGTTGCCTTTGTTTTTACGGTAGGCCAGTAGGCTTATGACCCCTCTTCTCTCAAGTATGTATAAAGCCAGCGCCAAAGACGATACAGAACCGCTGAATGGGGCCGTTGCTGTTATGTGGCTATTTTGAGCCTCCTCTGCCTTAGTTAATCTCTGGCGTTGGTCTTTAATCCACTTGTTGACTTTAGCCACATTTGCTATAAAGCGTTTGCCCGCACCTGGTTCAATTCTGTTGCCCTGCCTATCAGCTGCCCATCTTTTTTCTGATAGAAGATTTCCTACCAACCCGTCCAAGAGATTACAATCTAAAACGTCACAGTCAGGAAAATGCTGTTGTAAATTATCAGCTACGTCCTCGGGTGACCACTTGCGGAGTTTGGTTACCAAGTAACTTGGAAATCTGAGGTTATAGGGCCCCGGTGCACTTTTTAGGTAAGCGGGAGATAACAGCAGGTGGCCTTCGCTGCTAACCTTGAACACTGGTGGAGTGAGAGGATTAGCTAAATCCTTTCTCTCTTGAATCGAGGATGGACGTTCAGTCATTCACGAAATTAAGCAAGTCACCCAATCCAAAAAAGAGAATAGGAAGGGTTTCACTGCCCGAGTAGGCGGGCATCCCGCTTATGGCGCATCATGCCACATAGCGTGCACAGCTACCATAAGGAGCAGCATTCTAAGAGCGGTGTCCCGTGAGCTGTCCCGTGAAAAGCAAGAGGCCCAACAACTCGCTGATTCACAGCATGTTGTTGAGCCTCTAAGTGGTCGTGTAAGGAGTCGAACCTTTGTGCCCTGGGTTCTCGATAAATGCCTTAATTACGATTTTTAGGGCATTATTATTGGCCGAGCTTCTTAATATTCCAGGCGTTTCCGCTAGATTCCGGTACTAATACGGTACTAGCCCGTATACTTGCTTTAAAAACCAACCTCTCTGATGAAGGCCCAACTCGTTACCCGAAACCCGGACGCCCGAACTAAAAAGGTCACCATCTACGCTGAGTACCGCTACCAAAATAAGTGTAAGCGGGTGCCCACGGGTATCAAGGTGCACGAGAAGCACTGGGACGTCGACAAGAAGATCATCCGGGCCAATGGGACCGACAACGTCGGTAAGGATAATATCCACCTACGCCAGGTACTGAGCGGCCTAGAAGAGCAGATCAAAAGCCTGTACGTGCAGAACGGAAACGTCCCGCCTACCATTGACCAGTTGAATGCGAACTACCAACAGCAGGCCGCTGCTCTAGGGCAACAAAACGGAGCACCGGTGCCGCCCGTGACGGTACTAGAGGTATTGAAGGGGTTCATCGACGAGCATGTCGGCTGGGCCAAGTCCACCCGTGATAACTTCCGCACCCTGCAGGCTAACATTGAGGCTTACCAGGCCGCACATAAATACACCTGGGTCCTAGATGGCCTGACGAACGAAGACATTATCAAGTGGCAGCACTGGCTGGTGAAGAAGTATGATTACAAGAACTCCACCCTGGGGAAGCGGGTCCGGTTGTTGCGGCAGTTTTTGCAAGAGAAGGGCGCGCCAGGGGTTCAAACCGGAAAAATCAAACCCTTATACTCGCAGCTGTTAACACCCCCGGTGGTGCTTTACCTGCACGAGATTGAGGCCTTGCAGGACCTCCAGCTTACTGGGAAATTGGAGCGCGTTCGCGATTTGATGGTGGCGCAGATTTTTTCGGGTCTACGTTTTTCTGACCTTGTTCGTCTGCGGAAAAACCATGTTCAAAAGGGTCATATTGTAATAATGATGCAGAAGACCGGCCTGACCGTTCGGGTGCCCATCTTTCGTCAACTGCGGGAAATCATCGAAAAATATACGCACGATGACCAAGGTGGCGAGCTTATGCTACCCCAGCTCAGCAACCAAAAGTTCAACGACTACATCAAGGAGCTTTGCCAGTTGGTGCCGGCCCTGCACGAACCGGTCGTCATTGAGTCTAAAAAACGAGACCGGATGGAGACTACCCAGGTGCCGAAGTGGAAACTCATCTCCAGCCACAGCAGCCGTCGGAGTTTTTGCACCTTGTGTTTGGATATGGGTTACTCCGTGAAGCAGGTCATGCCCTGGAGCGGCCATCGCAGCTTCGCGGCCTTTTCGCGATACATTGGCTTGACAGATATCAAGGAAGACGCAGGTGCCGATTTCGACACCCGTTACAAAGCCAAGCTTGCAGGAGAGTCCTGATTCTACACGAGTGTTAAGGGCTGATTTAAGCACGTTGGGAAGCCGAGCGCACGAGGGGCATGTGCTTGTGCTGAGCTTGTTGCGTGGCTGCTGCTACGGGGTCTGCTTTGACTCCGTCCACCAAATGAGGTGAGCCCCGATGCACTCCAAAATTGCCGTCATGGCCTCGGTGCCTTCTATCCGCGACTCATCCTGGACGAACCGGTCCCCTCGGGCGATGGAGTGTTGAACCACGCCCAGTTCCTGATTGGTCGCCATGGTGGAAAACGAGATGTGCTTCTGACTGAAGTGCACGAACCCCGACGTCTGGTTGTAAACATCGAGCACCCACGGGTACTGCACGGCCACGACGTCGCGCAGGTGGGCATCCCGCAACAGGGTGCCATGCTTGTCTTTTAATTGATTCACCTTCGTGCCATTCATGACGGACCGCGCAAAGTCGTTCGGGTCGCTGACCATCCACAAGGCCGCGTAGCGGAGCAGCGAGTCGAGGTGCAGCCGAACCACGTGCGCTGCGCCAAGGTAGTTGTTACTGCGAACCATGCCATTGAAGCCGGCGATGAGCGCCAGCGACCGGTTGACGATGGCCATGGAGTAGATATCGATGAACGAGAGCCCAGGTCGGCCGTCTACCGGGACCACCATCTTTTTGGTTAAGGCCAGCAGGTGTTGCTCCTGGCGCTGCAGAGCAGACAGGGCGTCGAGTAAGGGTTGGGTCATACCGGTAGGGAAGAGGGTATCTGTTTTATTACTATTCCAATCCCGATGCATATGTACGTCTTGGCCGCTAACGAATCAGATTGTGCCAAGACGAAATGATCGTGGCTGTTGCAGAACCTCTCATTGTGCCTGAAATCTCCGCTGGTTGCGGAGTTAGGGAGTAGATAAGCGGCGAAAACGGCCGTTTTGGTGCTCGTTCGGTGGAATAGCGCGAGCCGCGTGGCTGCTGCCCGGGTTGTGCAACAGCCACGACCGTTTTACTAAACGCACGTTCAAGATGCCTTCTCGGTGCTCTGGAGGCCGCTTTTAAACGATTAACGTGCTATATTATCCGTTTCCTGAGATGGCCCCATTTAACCAACTACCTGGCCATAACCCTAAACAGGTTCGATGAAAGCCCCTATTTGCTAGCCCGCTTCAACTTCCTGGTTATCCTTTTTTTCTCTTTTCATGTTGCGAAAACTATTTTTTGCCGCTGCTTTCGTTTTGGCTTGTGCCAACTGGGCGATGGCACAAGACAAGCCGACGATTAAAATCAAAACGAAGGCGAAGCCGGGCAAGACCGCCACCGCCCATACGCCAGCCCCGGCTTCCGCACCCGCCCCGGCGACCGACTTTTCGCTGCGCTATGCTTCCGGTATCACGGCCGAGGATTTACGCCAGCACCTGAGCATCCTGGCTTCGGATGAGTACGAAGGCCGCGAAACCGGCAAAAAGGGCCAGAAAATGGCGGCCGAATACATCCGCAAGCAGTTCACGGCCCCGGGCCTGACGGGGCCGGTGAAGGATTCGGACAGCCCGTGCCTGCAGCATTTCACGGTGAACCGACTGCGCCTGGACCCGAGCACATCGGTGAAAATCGGCGGCAAGACGTTCGTGCTCAATAAGGATTTTTACGCCGTCGCGAATGGCACCTTGGCCACGGCCACGCCCGTGCAGCCCGTGTTTGCCGGCTATGGCATTCAGGCCGCGGGCTATACTGATTTCGCCGCTGCCGGCGACCTCCACGGCAAGGACTTGCTGCTGCTGGGTGAACCCACGGGCAAAGACGGCAAGCCCCTGCGCAAAGACGATAAGACCGGGCTGATGTTTGGTGACCTGGGTTTTCAGGGGGTGGTGGACCGAATGGTCGCCATTCGGCCCTTAAAGCCGCGGAGCTTATTCTGTATTGAGCCCACTGCGGAGGCATTCGAACAAGTACCCAAAACGTTTTCTTACCTGCTCGGCCTCGAACAGCTGACTTTCCCGGATGCGCCGGACCGCAAGGGCCCTCCAAATCTGTTCATCGTCTCGCCCGAGATGGGCGCCGCGCTGCTGAGCACCAACGCCGCCGGCCTGGCCAACTACCAGCAGGCAGTCGCCGCGGCGGGCAAGCCCATAGTCTCGTCCTTCAAGCCCGCCGCGGCCATTGTGCAAACGGTTGAGAAGAAAGAACCTTTCACGACCGAAAACGTGCTTGGCTTTCTGGAAGGCAGCGACAAAAAGGATGAAATCCTGGTCGTCTCGGCCCACTATGACCACCTGGGCATCAAAGACGGCAAGGTGTTCAACGGCGCCGACGAAGACGGCTCCGGCACGGTAAGCGTGCTGGAAATGGCCCAGGCCTTCGCCCAGGCCAAGAAAGACGGCCACGGCCCGCGCCGCAGCATCCTGTTCTTGGCCAACACCGGCGAAGAGGAAGGCCAGCTCGGCTCGCAGTACTACACCAGCCACCCGGTTTTTCCGCTCGAAAACACGGTTGCTGACCTCAACATCGACATGGTGGGCCGCGTCGATAGCGTGCACCGGGGCAAGGGCGACTACGTCTACCTGGTCGGCGACGACAAGCTCAGCTCGGTGCTGCACACGCTCAGCGAGGCCACGAATCAGAAATACAACCCCGTGGCCCTGGACTACAAGTACAACGACCCCAACGATCCCGCGCGCATCTACTACCGCTCCGACCACTATCAGTTTGCCAAGCACCAGGTGCCGGTGATTTTTTACTACTCCGGCGGGCACCCGCAGTTCCATCAGCCCACCGACGACGTGGACCTGATTGATTTCCCCGCCATGGCCCGCCGCGACCAGCTCATCTTCCACACGGCCTGGGAGCTGGCCAACCGCGACCGCCGTGTGGTAGTTGACTCCAATAAGCCGTAGTCGCTCCTTCAACTGAACGGAGCGCGTTTACGCCACCACCGGTTGAGTAAACGACGGGGGTTTCTGCGTGGCCTGTGGGTTGCCGACACGGCGGGGCCGTTAGTAAAACTGCCGGTTGTACGCTTCGATGGCCTTGGCATAGTGGTTGTTGGCGGCTCCGACATAAAGGCTGCCAAAAAGGGCGGCCAGTGAAAAAGAAAACGCGACCGGAGCTTTGCTGAAGTTGGAACTAGACACGTTTTTTTGCCGGTCGACTTGCAAGCCGCCCACGACGGTCGACGCCACAAACACGGGCAGCAGCCCGAGCAGCGCGAGCCGCCGTTGCGCCCGGTCCTTACGCAACTCTTCGGCGGCGGGCGGGTAGCGGCGCAACAGCCGGGTCACCGTGGCCGTCGTCAGGGGTTCTTGGTTGACGGTGTAGAACGCGCGGGAATACCGGCCGTTAGGCACGACGTTCAGGTGGATGGCGCTGTCCGCCCACACGGCGGGGGCGGGCGCTTGGGCATGGCCCGCGAAGGACCCAAAGCCCAGCAGCAGGGCGAGTAACGTTTTCATGACGCCAAGGTGTTGAATCTCAGGTGTGGATAGGGTGAGCCCTCCATTGAATGAACGGAGCGCGTTCACGTCACGACCGTGGCTGTTGCAGAACTCGCCAAGATGCTCCGCTGCCCGGTTAGTCCTGCCTCAAGTCCTCTATAAAGCATGCGGTGCCTCCTTTTTAGCCGTGCTCGACTCCGTCGGCTCGCTTAAGATTCACCGTTGGCGAGTTCTGCAACAGCCACGACCGTTTTCTTAAACCAAAGCGGACGCAACCCCCTTACCTCATTGGTGCGCTTCTTTGTGCTGCTCTCCTCCGACGCTCCTAGGTGCTTACGCCCACGAATGCGATGAAATACGTTGGCTTTCTTCAGCAGCACGACCCCTGCCTCGTGGCGGAAGACTTGCTGGCGTTGCCCGGCGGCTCACCCTCGCCGGGAGCAGAGGAAGAGTTGGCCGTGGTTACCTGCCACCAGCAACGGGCAGTGCTCGTGTTCGGGTGGATGCATTACGTTTCCGACGCCCAGACCGGGGAGATTATTGCTCCGCACGTCTATTACACCGACGGCGAGTGGGTATGGCCGTCGTATTTGCTCCATTACCTTGGCACGCGGAATCTGGGGGCGCATTACGCCGGTTTTGTAGCGCATGCAGGCAGTTGCCGGTCGGTAAGGGTGTCGAAAGCAGCCGAGGCGGCGATTGAGGAACAACTCATTCGTCTGTTTCAACCATCCATTGAGTGATTTCGACCCTTTAGGTAGACGAGCCACGAAGGCAAAAGCCACAAGGTGCCCGTTGCTGCTCGGAAACGAGCGGCGCTAGTGCGGCGGCACGACGGACCCCGCCAACGGGGTATCGGCCCACTGCCAGGCCACCGCCAGCGCCTGCTTGGTGTGTTGCGCCCGCGTGGTTTGGCCGGCCGCCAGCTGCGCTTGGTAGAGTCCGGACAAGGCCCAGCCGTTGCGCGGCAAGCGCGCCAGGTCTTGCTCGTACACGGCGATGGCCTCCGGGTAGCGCCGGGCCGCGAGCAGGACGGGCCCGAGCTGGTGGCGTACCGAAAAGAACCAGTCCGGCGGTTCGTTGTACTTGAGCTGGTCTTCCAAGGCGACCGCTTCGCGCAGCACCGCAATGCTCTGCGGGTAGCGGCCCTGGCGATACAGGATGGTTCCTTCCAGCTCGCGTTGAGCGATGGCCAGGACGGCGTGCATGGAGTTGATGCCAAAGATAATGCCCCGCAGGGCCGCCGTGTCCCGCGCCAGCCGGCGCAGGTGCGCCAGTTCCCGCCGGGCCCGGGGCAAGTCCTGTTTGCCAGCCCAGGCCATGCCCCGGGCGTAGCGGCGCAGGGCCTCCGGGTAGACCAGCGTGGTGTCGAAGTTGGTCATAGCCAGCACCTGGTCCCAGCGCCCAAACTTCACGGCCACGTTGTAGGGAATGGTGTAAAAGTGCTGCAGCGAGGGGCCCAGCACCGGGTCTTTCAGCAAGGGCTTGCTCACGTGGTCCGCCAGCTGGGCGGCGCTTTGCAGCGCACGGCGGCTGGCGCCTTCGAGCGTGGCGGTGGCCGTCAGAAAGTGGTAGTTGTGCGGGTGGTAGGCCAGCGGGTACGCGCCCTGGGCGTGGCAGGCTGCGGTGTAGGTGCTATCGGCTTGCAGGGCGCGCAGGTTGGCCAAGGTGCCCTGATGGTAGGCCCCCGTGCGGATGTAGGTGTGCGAGGGCATGTGCAGCAAGTGGCCGGCGCCCGGCACCAGACGCATCAGGCGCTGGGCACTGGCGTTGGCCGCCTCGGGATGCGCCGAGGCCTCGGTGGCGTGGATGTAGAAGTGGTTGGCCCCGGCGTGCTGGGGGCTGCGCCGCAGCACGTGCTCCAAGGTGGTGATGATTTCCGCCGTCCACGGCCGGGGCTGGCCGTTCTGCTGCCAGAGGTCCCAGGGGTGCAGGTCCATCAGGGCCTCGGCGTAGAGGACGCCCACGTCGGGGTCCTCGGGAAATTGTCGGTAGACGCCGCCGAGCGCCGCGGCGTAGGCGCGGTCGTAGGCGGCGCGGTCGGGCACCGGGGTGGGCGGGTAGCGCCGGGCCAAGGCCGCAATCAACGCCTGCTCGCGGGGGGTGGCCCGGGCGGCCAGGCGCTGGGCTCGCTGCACGGCGCGGTAGGCCCGGGCAAAGTTATCGGCCTCCATGCCGGCGTTGTAATTGGGCCCCAGCACGTAGGCAAAGCCCCAGTAGGCCATCGCACAGGTCGAATCCTGGCGCGTGGCTTCGTGAAACGAGCGGGCGGCTTCGGCGTGGTTGAAGCCGTAAGCCAGCATGAGGCCCTGCCGAAAGTAAGCCACGGCCGCCGGCTGCAGCGAGCTAATGGCCATCGTCAGGCCCGTAAGGCCGGGCAGCAGCGGGGCTTTTTGGCCCGTGGTGTACCACGCGGTATCGGCCGTGACGGGAGCCACGCAGCTGGTTACGGTCAGGGGTTGGACCCTGGGGGGCGCGGCCGGGCGGCCCGCCGGCGGCTGGGAGGAACAGCCGGTTAGCAGCGCCAGCGCTGCCAGTCCCGGGTCGATGCGATGGAGCGTCATGGGGGTAGGGCCTAAAGGGATGGGTGCGGGTTCGGCCCGCCAACTGGCGAGGCTGGGCGGCCGGCATGCCCGTAAGCCCCCACGTAAGCGAAACGGAGACGAACTCGGGCGCGCCAGCCTGAAAAACAGGATGATAAGTTAAGATAAATCCTCCGGCATTGCAAGTTTTTTCGGCCGCACCGGCGCTCATATTGCGAACCCAGAGTACCCCGGCACCGCCGCCACGCCCGCGGCCGCGGGCGTGGCGGCGTTCGCCCCCTGACCCGAGGGAGGGCCAGGTGAGCAGGCGCACCTACGTGGTTGTTCTCCCGGTAAGCACCAACAAATCCCTGCGGCTCGCTCACTGCGCATGGGTAAGCTATTCGCTCCGTTCGCTTTTCGCACCGTTTGACTGAACTGTCGCAGGGAGTGAGTGCAAGTCACCTGGCGCGGACGGGCGTCGGCGTGGCCTGAAAGACCTGTTAACGTGCACGCCCCGCAGGTCCATCGGGTACGGCACAGAGGAACGTATTTTCGAAGTAGTTTGCCCGTTCAAAGCTCAACTTTCCCTTTAATTAATTCCACTTCCGCGCAGGGCTGGCGGTGTGGTTCAGTCCCCATGCGCTACTTGTTGTTGCTGGCCACCGGTTGTTCACTTTTTTGGGCCGCGCTCCTTCTCGCCTTAACCGCTTGTACGAGCCCCCGGCCAACGTGCCGCTGCCCGCGGATGAGTTGGAGTTCCGCCCCCCGCTAACCCACCCCTTCCGGCTGGCCACGCCCACGCCGCTGACCTGGGTGACCACCCGTTTCGACTCGCTGCCACACCCCAGTTCCCGCTTCGACCTGGCCCGACTCCCGGCTACTCCGCTGGACGTGGGCAGCCCGCCCCCCTCCGAGCTCCCCTGCCGCAATGGTCCTTCGACCTGGGCCGGTTCCCGGTTACGACCTACCGGCTGGCCCACATCCCGAAAATCAAAATGGGAGCCCCGATTTCCCCGCTGGGGCGGCCGCGCAAAATAAAGGCGAACCTGCCGATGCGGCCGGGGCCGCGGCCGCCAACGTGCTGCGGGTCGGGCAGGAACAAGGGTTGACGGGCACGACGGTGTCCTCGCTGTGCCCAGACCCGACGACCGGCGCTATGTGGATTGGCACCGACCAGGGCCTGAGCTGCTTCGACGGTCATTACTGTGAGACGTACACCGTCACCCAAGGCCTAAGTACCAACCAAGTCACCCAGGTCTTTCTCGACAGCCAGGGGCGCCTCTGGGTCAGCCACTCGGGTTTCGCGGTGGACGTGCTGGACCGGCGCCGCGGCACCGTGCATCACCTCTCGGGTTACTACGGCCTGACGGGCAACCGGGCCAGTACCTTTCTGGAAGATGCGCAGGGACGCGTATGGATTGCCCACAACAATGGGGTCGACGTGGTGAACCTAGCGGCCGGCACCGTGCAAAACCTGACCCCGGCCATTGGCTGGGGCTCCCACACGGTGAACACGCTCTACCGCGACCGCCACGGACGCCTGTGGCTGGGCGGCAACCGCAACCGGCTGCTGCTACTCGACCCCGCCCGCGGCACAGCCCAGCGAGTGGTGCTGCCCGCCCCCGCCAGCGACATCCTGCAGGTGGCGGAAGACTCGCGTGGGCGCTTGTGGCTGGGCACGGGCGGGCAAGGCCTGTACATCATCGACGAAAAACTGGGCCTTATCCAGCGGTTGACCACCCGGCAGGGGCTGAGCCACAACTGGGTAACGAGTCTGGCCCAGGGCCTGGGTCAGCGAATGTTCTTGGGCACCGGCGGCGGCGGAGTAGACGAGTACGACGGCGATCACCACACCCTCAAGCCCCTGCGCGTCGACCAAGGGGGGCTCAGCTCCAACCTGGTGGCGAGTATGTATTTCGCCCGCGACGGGCAGCTGTGGGTGGGCACCAGCGGCAAAGGAATAAACTTGTACCGGACTTTTTTTTCCGCGCGGCAACTCAGCCGGCAGCAGGGCCTGCCCGGTCGCGGGGCCCCGTACTATGCCCTGGCCGAAGACGGCCAGGGTCGGGTCTGGGCGGGCTCGCAAGGCGACGGCCTCGACGTGCTGGACCCGGCACGCGGCCAGCAGTGGCACCTGGGCAAAGCCCAGGGATGGCCCGACTCCAGCGTGGGGGTGCTCTGCCGCGACCACCGGGCCCGCTTGTGGGTGGGCGGCAGCCGCCAGCTCAACGTGGTGGACACCCGCCAAGGCCGCCTCACCCGCCTCACCGACACCTTGGGAGTCATCACCGCCCTAATGGCAGACCGGCAGGGGCGCCTGTGGGTGGGCGGGGTGGCCGGCCCCACGGTACTCGACGAGCGGCAGGGCACCGTCCGGTATACCAACTTTCGGCGCGGTCTGATATCCAACTTCTTCTTCGCCTTTGCGCAGGACCACCGCGGGCAGGTGTGGTGCGGCTCCGACAATGGGCTGGCCATCGTCAGTGCCGATGGCCGGAGCGTGCGCTTGGTTGCCAACCCCTTCGGCCCTGGCAAAAACTGGATTACCTGCCTGCTGGAGGACGCGGACGGCAACATGTGGGTGGGAACAGCGGGTCGTGGCCTACACCGATTCAACGCCGCCACCGACCGGCTGACTTCGTTTTCACTAGCCAACGGCCTTTCCGACCTGCACATCGCGTCGCTCCAGGAGCGCGACGGCTGTCTCTATGTGGGCACGGCCAAAGGCCTGACGGTGGTCACGCCCGTCGTGGCGCACGCGCGCGCCACGACGCCCGCATGGCGCTTGGTTTCCTACGACAAGCCCGAGGAGTTTGCCTTTGTCGATTTTACGCCGGGCGTGCTGCTGGCCCGCACCGGCACGCTGTGGTGGGGCGTCTCGGACGTACTGGCAACCCTGGGCACGCCCCGAACCGACCTGCACGCACCCACCACCCGCCTCACCGCGTTGGACTTGATGGAACAGCCCCAAGACTTTGGCCCCCGCCTGCCCAAGGGGCCGGTCGTCGAGGGGGTGCGTTGGGAAGGCCAGCAAGCGGGGGGCGCCCTGCCAACCCAGCTGTCGCTGCCCTTCAACCGCAGCCACGTCACGTTCCATTTCGTGAGCAACCGGCTGGACAACCTGGCCAAAGTCCGCTACCGCTACTTGCTGGAAGGCAACGACGAGCACTGGAGCGACATCACCGACCAGGCCAGTGCCGATTACCGCAACTTGGCGCCGGGCCGCTACACGTTCCGGGCCAGCAGCAAGGGCCTGCACGGTTCCTGGGGTCCGCCCACCGCCTTTGCGTTCACGGTGCGGCCCCCTTGGTGGCGCACGTGGGGGGCGTACCTGCTGTACCTGCTCGGTCTGAGCGCCTTAAGGTGGTCCGGCGTCAGCTACCGGTCCCGGCGCCTGCGGGCAGAAAATGCGGCGCTGGAAGCCACGGTCACGCAGCGGACCACCGCCTTGCACCGGTCCCTGCAGGAACTGCGGGTGGCGCAAAACCAACTCGTGCAATCCGAAAAAATGGCCGCTCTCGGCGAGCTAACGGCCGGCATTGCCCACGAGATTCAAAACCCCCTCAACTTCGTCAACAACTTTGC
This region of Hymenobacter sedentarius genomic DNA includes:
- a CDS encoding DUF1294 domain-containing protein — encoded protein: MQILLSGLLMFNLLCFLLFAWDKRKAQRGQRRIAETTLHLATLPGAAPGAWAAMWLLHHKNRKAAFWSVTLLLTLLQGMVLYWTWPSFG
- a CDS encoding helix-turn-helix domain-containing protein — translated: MAHLVILADSPETFEVLLRKTFAEMIPPGAPKVDSPDSLLTKAEACREFGISLTTLTEWQKNGIVPFVRLGRRIYFERSKMLEAGRSHIRYQHRK
- a CDS encoding tyrosine-type recombinase/integrase, which translates into the protein MKAQLVTRNPDARTKKVTIYAEYRYQNKCKRVPTGIKVHEKHWDVDKKIIRANGTDNVGKDNIHLRQVLSGLEEQIKSLYVQNGNVPPTIDQLNANYQQQAAALGQQNGAPVPPVTVLEVLKGFIDEHVGWAKSTRDNFRTLQANIEAYQAAHKYTWVLDGLTNEDIIKWQHWLVKKYDYKNSTLGKRVRLLRQFLQEKGAPGVQTGKIKPLYSQLLTPPVVLYLHEIEALQDLQLTGKLERVRDLMVAQIFSGLRFSDLVRLRKNHVQKGHIVIMMQKTGLTVRVPIFRQLREIIEKYTHDDQGGELMLPQLSNQKFNDYIKELCQLVPALHEPVVIESKKRDRMETTQVPKWKLISSHSSRRSFCTLCLDMGYSVKQVMPWSGHRSFAAFSRYIGLTDIKEDAGADFDTRYKAKLAGES
- a CDS encoding M28 family peptidase produces the protein MLRKLFFAAAFVLACANWAMAQDKPTIKIKTKAKPGKTATAHTPAPASAPAPATDFSLRYASGITAEDLRQHLSILASDEYEGRETGKKGQKMAAEYIRKQFTAPGLTGPVKDSDSPCLQHFTVNRLRLDPSTSVKIGGKTFVLNKDFYAVANGTLATATPVQPVFAGYGIQAAGYTDFAAAGDLHGKDLLLLGEPTGKDGKPLRKDDKTGLMFGDLGFQGVVDRMVAIRPLKPRSLFCIEPTAEAFEQVPKTFSYLLGLEQLTFPDAPDRKGPPNLFIVSPEMGAALLSTNAAGLANYQQAVAAAGKPIVSSFKPAAAIVQTVEKKEPFTTENVLGFLEGSDKKDEILVVSAHYDHLGIKDGKVFNGADEDGSGTVSVLEMAQAFAQAKKDGHGPRRSILFLANTGEEEGQLGSQYYTSHPVFPLENTVADLNIDMVGRVDSVHRGKGDYVYLVGDDKLSSVLHTLSEATNQKYNPVALDYKYNDPNDPARIYYRSDHYQFAKHQVPVIFYYSGGHPQFHQPTDDVDLIDFPAMARRDQLIFHTAWELANRDRRVVVDSNKP
- a CDS encoding two-component regulator propeller domain-containing protein; translated protein: MVLRPGPVPGYDLPAGPHPENQNGSPDFPAGAAAQNKGEPADAAGAAAANVLRVGQEQGLTGTTVSSLCPDPTTGAMWIGTDQGLSCFDGHYCETYTVTQGLSTNQVTQVFLDSQGRLWVSHSGFAVDVLDRRRGTVHHLSGYYGLTGNRASTFLEDAQGRVWIAHNNGVDVVNLAAGTVQNLTPAIGWGSHTVNTLYRDRHGRLWLGGNRNRLLLLDPARGTAQRVVLPAPASDILQVAEDSRGRLWLGTGGQGLYIIDEKLGLIQRLTTRQGLSHNWVTSLAQGLGQRMFLGTGGGGVDEYDGDHHTLKPLRVDQGGLSSNLVASMYFARDGQLWVGTSGKGINLYRTFFSARQLSRQQGLPGRGAPYYALAEDGQGRVWAGSQGDGLDVLDPARGQQWHLGKAQGWPDSSVGVLCRDHRARLWVGGSRQLNVVDTRQGRLTRLTDTLGVITALMADRQGRLWVGGVAGPTVLDERQGTVRYTNFRRGLISNFFFAFAQDHRGQVWCGSDNGLAIVSADGRSVRLVANPFGPGKNWITCLLEDADGNMWVGTAGRGLHRFNAATDRLTSFSLANGLSDLHIASLQERDGCLYVGTAKGLTVVTPVVAHARATTPAWRLVSYDKPEEFAFVDFTPGVLLARTGTLWWGVSDVLATLGTPRTDLHAPTTRLTALDLMEQPQDFGPRLPKGPVVEGVRWEGQQAGGALPTQLSLPFNRSHVTFHFVSNRLDNLAKVRYRYLLEGNDEHWSDITDQASADYRNLAPGRYTFRASSKGLHGSWGPPTAFAFTVRPPWWRTWGAYLLYLLGLSALRWSGVSYRSRRLRAENAALEATVTQRTTALHRSLQELRVAQNQLVQSEKMAALGELTAGIAHEIQNPLNFVNNFADVSAELVAELREERAKGTAGDAGLEEELLDDLTQNLGKIGAHGRRAAGIVKGMLEHSRTITGERVSTDLNRLADEYLRLAYQGLRAKDKSFNATLNTEFLADLPFVTVVGADVGRVLLNLFTNAFYAVRQRQQQGEPGYQPQVGVRTVLLHQQVQIQVTDNGMGMSEAVQAKIFQPFFTTKPTGEGTGLGLSLSHDIVAQGHGGNLSVESQEGQGATFYVNLPLNGPT